A genome region from Columba livia isolate bColLiv1 breed racing homer chromosome 2, bColLiv1.pat.W.v2, whole genome shotgun sequence includes the following:
- the RALBP1 gene encoding ralA-binding protein 1 isoform X1 — protein sequence MTECFLPPTSSPSEHRRVEHSGGLARTPSSEEISPTKFPGLYRTGEPSPPHDSLHEPPDIVSDDEKEHGKKKGKFKKKEKRTEGYAAFQEDSSGDEAESPSKLKRSKGIHVFKKPSFSKKKEKDFKIKEKPKDEKHKEDKHKEKKSKDLTAADVVKQWKEKKKKKKPIQETEIPQVDVPSHRPVFGIPLSDAVDRTMLYDGIRLPAVFRECIDYVEKYGMKCEGIYRVSGIKSKVDELKAAYDREESPNLEEYEPNTVASLLKQYLRELPENLLTKELMPRFEDACGKSTEAEKVQECQRLLKELPECNHLLISWLIVHMDHVIAKELETKMNIQNISIVLSPTVQISNRVLYVFFTHVQEFFGNVTLKQVTKPLRWSNMATMPALPETQESIKEEIRRQEFLLNCLHRDLQAGIKDLSKEERLWEVQRILTALKRKLREAKRQECETKIAQEIASLSKEDVSKEEMNENEEVINILLAQENEILTEQEELLAMEQFLRRQIASEKEEIDRLRAEIAEIQSRQQHGRSETEEYSSESESESEDEEELQVILEDLQRQNEELEIKNNHLNQAIHEEREAIIELRVQLRLLQRAKSEQQVQEEEEPEKRGGVPQQQRDTVLETKAAKEQPKASKEQQVKPSPSKDRKETPI from the exons ATGACTGAGTGCTTCCTGCCTCCCACGAGCAGCCCCAGTGAACACCGCCGAGTAGAACACAGTGGGGGTCTTGCTCGTACTCCCAGCTCTGAAGAAATCAGTCCTACAAAATTCCCTGGGTTGTACCGCACCGGTGAGCCTTCACCACCTCATGACAGCTTGCACGAGCCTCCAGATATAGTATCTGATGATGAAAAGGAGcatgggaagaagaaaggaaaatttaagaagaaagaaaaaagaa CGGAAGGTTATGCCGCATTTCAAGAGGACAGTTCCGGCGATGAAGCTGAAAGTCCTTCAAAGCTGAAGCGGTCCAAGGGAATACATGTCTTCAAGAAACCcagcttttcaaaaaaaaaggagaaggattTTAAGATAAAAGAGAAACCCAAAGATGAAAAACACAAGGAAGACAAGCATAAAGAGAAGAAGTCAAAAGACTTAACTGCAGCAGATGTTGTAAAAcagtggaaagagaaaaagaaaaagaaaaagccaattCAGGAGACAGAGATACCTCAAGTGGATGTTCCGAGTCACAGGCCCGTGTTTGGCATTCCTTTGTCTGACGCGGTAGACAGGACCATGCTGTATGATGGCATCCGCCTGCCAGCTGTTTTCCGTGAATGTATAGATTACGTAGAGAAGTATGGCATGAAATGTGAAGGCATCTACAGAGTTTCAG gaaTAAAATCAAAAGTTGATGAGCTAAAAGCAGCCTATGATCGAGAAGAATCTCCCAACCTGGAAGAATATGAGCCCAATACAGTAGCCAGCTTGCTGAAACAGTACCTACGAGAACTGCCTGAAAATTTGCTTACCAAAGAGCTAATGCCTCGCTTTGAAGATGCTTGTGGGAAGAGCACAGAAGCTGAGAAAGTTCAGGAATGCCAGAGGTTGCTGAAGGAGTTGCCAGAGTGTAACCATCTCCTGATATCTTGGCTGATTGTGCACATGGACCATGTTATCGCAAAGGAActggaaacaaaaatgaacatCCAGAATATTTCTATAGTGCTCAGCCCTACTGTCCAG ATCAGCAACCGTGTCCTGTATGTATTTTTCACACATGTTCAGGAGTTCTTTGGGAATGTGACCCTGAAGCAGGTGACAAAACCCCTTCGCTGGTCAAATATGGCAACAATGCCAGCGCTTCCAGAAACACAAGAAAGCATCAAAGAAGAAATCAGGCGGCAG GAGTTCCTGCTGAACTGTTTACACAGGGACTTGCAGGCAGGGATAAAAGACTTATCCAAAGAAGAGAGACTCTGGGAGGTGCAAAGAATTTTAACAGCTCTTAAGAGGAAACTAAGAGAAGCTAAGAGACAG GAGTGTGAAACAAAGATTGCACAAGAAATTGCCAGCCTTTCCAAGGAGGATGTCTCCAAAGAAGAAATGAATGAGAATGAAGAAGTTATAAATATTCTGCTTGCACAG GAGAATGAGATTTTAACAGAACAAGAAGAACTGCTGGCCATGGAGCAGTTTCTGCGGAGACAGATTGcctcagaaaaggaagaaatagatCGTCTCCGAGCAGAAATAGCTGAAATACAAAG TCGCCAGCAGCACGGCCGAAGTGAAACCGAGGAATATTCTTCCGAGAGTGAAAGTGAGAGTGAAGATGAGGAGGAACTGCAGGTCATCCTGGAAGATTTGCAGAGGCAGAACGAGGAACTGGAG ATAAAGAACAACCACCTGAACCAAGCGATTCATGAGGAGCGAGAGGCCATCATCGAACTGCGGGTACAGCTTCGGCTGCTGCAGCGAGCGAAATCGGAGCAGCAGGtgcaggaagaagaggagcCAGAAAAACGCGGGGGTGTTCCTCAGCAGCAAAGAGACACTGTCCTGGAGACAAAAGCAGCCAAAGAGCAGCCAAAAGCAAGCAAGGAGCAGCAAGTCAAGCCATCGCCAAGTAAAGACAGGAAAGAAACTCCAATTTGA
- the RALBP1 gene encoding ralA-binding protein 1 isoform X2, with protein MDIAIMTEGYAAFQEDSSGDEAESPSKLKRSKGIHVFKKPSFSKKKEKDFKIKEKPKDEKHKEDKHKEKKSKDLTAADVVKQWKEKKKKKKPIQETEIPQVDVPSHRPVFGIPLSDAVDRTMLYDGIRLPAVFRECIDYVEKYGMKCEGIYRVSGIKSKVDELKAAYDREESPNLEEYEPNTVASLLKQYLRELPENLLTKELMPRFEDACGKSTEAEKVQECQRLLKELPECNHLLISWLIVHMDHVIAKELETKMNIQNISIVLSPTVQISNRVLYVFFTHVQEFFGNVTLKQVTKPLRWSNMATMPALPETQESIKEEIRRQEFLLNCLHRDLQAGIKDLSKEERLWEVQRILTALKRKLREAKRQECETKIAQEIASLSKEDVSKEEMNENEEVINILLAQENEILTEQEELLAMEQFLRRQIASEKEEIDRLRAEIAEIQSRQQHGRSETEEYSSESESESEDEEELQVILEDLQRQNEELEIKNNHLNQAIHEEREAIIELRVQLRLLQRAKSEQQVQEEEEPEKRGGVPQQQRDTVLETKAAKEQPKASKEQQVKPSPSKDRKETPI; from the exons ATGGACATTGCCATTATGA CGGAAGGTTATGCCGCATTTCAAGAGGACAGTTCCGGCGATGAAGCTGAAAGTCCTTCAAAGCTGAAGCGGTCCAAGGGAATACATGTCTTCAAGAAACCcagcttttcaaaaaaaaaggagaaggattTTAAGATAAAAGAGAAACCCAAAGATGAAAAACACAAGGAAGACAAGCATAAAGAGAAGAAGTCAAAAGACTTAACTGCAGCAGATGTTGTAAAAcagtggaaagagaaaaagaaaaagaaaaagccaattCAGGAGACAGAGATACCTCAAGTGGATGTTCCGAGTCACAGGCCCGTGTTTGGCATTCCTTTGTCTGACGCGGTAGACAGGACCATGCTGTATGATGGCATCCGCCTGCCAGCTGTTTTCCGTGAATGTATAGATTACGTAGAGAAGTATGGCATGAAATGTGAAGGCATCTACAGAGTTTCAG gaaTAAAATCAAAAGTTGATGAGCTAAAAGCAGCCTATGATCGAGAAGAATCTCCCAACCTGGAAGAATATGAGCCCAATACAGTAGCCAGCTTGCTGAAACAGTACCTACGAGAACTGCCTGAAAATTTGCTTACCAAAGAGCTAATGCCTCGCTTTGAAGATGCTTGTGGGAAGAGCACAGAAGCTGAGAAAGTTCAGGAATGCCAGAGGTTGCTGAAGGAGTTGCCAGAGTGTAACCATCTCCTGATATCTTGGCTGATTGTGCACATGGACCATGTTATCGCAAAGGAActggaaacaaaaatgaacatCCAGAATATTTCTATAGTGCTCAGCCCTACTGTCCAG ATCAGCAACCGTGTCCTGTATGTATTTTTCACACATGTTCAGGAGTTCTTTGGGAATGTGACCCTGAAGCAGGTGACAAAACCCCTTCGCTGGTCAAATATGGCAACAATGCCAGCGCTTCCAGAAACACAAGAAAGCATCAAAGAAGAAATCAGGCGGCAG GAGTTCCTGCTGAACTGTTTACACAGGGACTTGCAGGCAGGGATAAAAGACTTATCCAAAGAAGAGAGACTCTGGGAGGTGCAAAGAATTTTAACAGCTCTTAAGAGGAAACTAAGAGAAGCTAAGAGACAG GAGTGTGAAACAAAGATTGCACAAGAAATTGCCAGCCTTTCCAAGGAGGATGTCTCCAAAGAAGAAATGAATGAGAATGAAGAAGTTATAAATATTCTGCTTGCACAG GAGAATGAGATTTTAACAGAACAAGAAGAACTGCTGGCCATGGAGCAGTTTCTGCGGAGACAGATTGcctcagaaaaggaagaaatagatCGTCTCCGAGCAGAAATAGCTGAAATACAAAG TCGCCAGCAGCACGGCCGAAGTGAAACCGAGGAATATTCTTCCGAGAGTGAAAGTGAGAGTGAAGATGAGGAGGAACTGCAGGTCATCCTGGAAGATTTGCAGAGGCAGAACGAGGAACTGGAG ATAAAGAACAACCACCTGAACCAAGCGATTCATGAGGAGCGAGAGGCCATCATCGAACTGCGGGTACAGCTTCGGCTGCTGCAGCGAGCGAAATCGGAGCAGCAGGtgcaggaagaagaggagcCAGAAAAACGCGGGGGTGTTCCTCAGCAGCAAAGAGACACTGTCCTGGAGACAAAAGCAGCCAAAGAGCAGCCAAAAGCAAGCAAGGAGCAGCAAGTCAAGCCATCGCCAAGTAAAGACAGGAAAGAAACTCCAATTTGA
- the RALBP1 gene encoding ralA-binding protein 1 isoform X3: MTECFLPPTSSPSEHRRVEHSGGLARTPSSEEISPTKFPGLYRTGEPSPPHDSLHEPPDIVSDDEKEHGKKKGKFKKKEKRRIKSKVDELKAAYDREESPNLEEYEPNTVASLLKQYLRELPENLLTKELMPRFEDACGKSTEAEKVQECQRLLKELPECNHLLISWLIVHMDHVIAKELETKMNIQNISIVLSPTVQISNRVLYVFFTHVQEFFGNVTLKQVTKPLRWSNMATMPALPETQESIKEEIRRQEFLLNCLHRDLQAGIKDLSKEERLWEVQRILTALKRKLREAKRQECETKIAQEIASLSKEDVSKEEMNENEEVINILLAQENEILTEQEELLAMEQFLRRQIASEKEEIDRLRAEIAEIQSRQQHGRSETEEYSSESESESEDEEELQVILEDLQRQNEELEIKNNHLNQAIHEEREAIIELRVQLRLLQRAKSEQQVQEEEEPEKRGGVPQQQRDTVLETKAAKEQPKASKEQQVKPSPSKDRKETPI, translated from the exons ATGACTGAGTGCTTCCTGCCTCCCACGAGCAGCCCCAGTGAACACCGCCGAGTAGAACACAGTGGGGGTCTTGCTCGTACTCCCAGCTCTGAAGAAATCAGTCCTACAAAATTCCCTGGGTTGTACCGCACCGGTGAGCCTTCACCACCTCATGACAGCTTGCACGAGCCTCCAGATATAGTATCTGATGATGAAAAGGAGcatgggaagaagaaaggaaaatttaagaagaaagaaaaaagaa gaaTAAAATCAAAAGTTGATGAGCTAAAAGCAGCCTATGATCGAGAAGAATCTCCCAACCTGGAAGAATATGAGCCCAATACAGTAGCCAGCTTGCTGAAACAGTACCTACGAGAACTGCCTGAAAATTTGCTTACCAAAGAGCTAATGCCTCGCTTTGAAGATGCTTGTGGGAAGAGCACAGAAGCTGAGAAAGTTCAGGAATGCCAGAGGTTGCTGAAGGAGTTGCCAGAGTGTAACCATCTCCTGATATCTTGGCTGATTGTGCACATGGACCATGTTATCGCAAAGGAActggaaacaaaaatgaacatCCAGAATATTTCTATAGTGCTCAGCCCTACTGTCCAG ATCAGCAACCGTGTCCTGTATGTATTTTTCACACATGTTCAGGAGTTCTTTGGGAATGTGACCCTGAAGCAGGTGACAAAACCCCTTCGCTGGTCAAATATGGCAACAATGCCAGCGCTTCCAGAAACACAAGAAAGCATCAAAGAAGAAATCAGGCGGCAG GAGTTCCTGCTGAACTGTTTACACAGGGACTTGCAGGCAGGGATAAAAGACTTATCCAAAGAAGAGAGACTCTGGGAGGTGCAAAGAATTTTAACAGCTCTTAAGAGGAAACTAAGAGAAGCTAAGAGACAG GAGTGTGAAACAAAGATTGCACAAGAAATTGCCAGCCTTTCCAAGGAGGATGTCTCCAAAGAAGAAATGAATGAGAATGAAGAAGTTATAAATATTCTGCTTGCACAG GAGAATGAGATTTTAACAGAACAAGAAGAACTGCTGGCCATGGAGCAGTTTCTGCGGAGACAGATTGcctcagaaaaggaagaaatagatCGTCTCCGAGCAGAAATAGCTGAAATACAAAG TCGCCAGCAGCACGGCCGAAGTGAAACCGAGGAATATTCTTCCGAGAGTGAAAGTGAGAGTGAAGATGAGGAGGAACTGCAGGTCATCCTGGAAGATTTGCAGAGGCAGAACGAGGAACTGGAG ATAAAGAACAACCACCTGAACCAAGCGATTCATGAGGAGCGAGAGGCCATCATCGAACTGCGGGTACAGCTTCGGCTGCTGCAGCGAGCGAAATCGGAGCAGCAGGtgcaggaagaagaggagcCAGAAAAACGCGGGGGTGTTCCTCAGCAGCAAAGAGACACTGTCCTGGAGACAAAAGCAGCCAAAGAGCAGCCAAAAGCAAGCAAGGAGCAGCAAGTCAAGCCATCGCCAAGTAAAGACAGGAAAGAAACTCCAATTTGA